A window of Clostridium taeniosporum genomic DNA:
TATATAATTTACACTTTCATAACCAATATTTATACTAAATTAGTTTTTATCTATTTTTTAAGCTTCAAAGATTTTATAATTTTTTGCATACTTAAGAGTGGAAATCTATTAAAATTTCCACTTCTTTAAATATATATTTTCTTAGTTTAACTCTAAAATTGTACCAGTTCTATTTGTAAATGATGTTTTACATTCTCTGTTAAAAATTTCAACAGCTTTTTCTCCAGTACAATGAGATAATCCTAATATTTCAACACCAGATTTCTTTAAATATTCAACCGACTTCTTAATCCTTTCATCATCTGCTTCTATAAGGTGTGTACCACCAATTATACCCACTATTTCTTCATTAGTTCTTTCTTTTATAGTTTTTACCATATTTAAAAATCCTGGATGAGCACATCCAAGTAATACTACTAAACCTTTTTCTGTTTTTATTCCTAAACATATTTCTTCATCAAATGTATCAACTACATATTCACCATTAACTTTACGTTTCATATTAGAATTTATTTTTTCAAAATCATAGTATTTATTAAAATTAGAAAATACAAAAATATTATCACATATTTCTAAAACATCTTTTTGTAAACTTTCTATTGAAAGTCCTTTACTTTCAATATAATTTTTATCAAAATTAGTTCCTATATAAGCATACCCAGGTTCTTTAGAAAAATCTGATTTAAGAGTTCCATCTGAATAATGATATTTATCTGTTCTATCAAAAAAATTATGGTTTACTATAAGTTTAGGCTTTATATTATAAGTTTCCAATAAACGTTTAACCCCACCGCAATGATCATAATGAGCATGACTTAAAATTAAAATATCAGTCTTTTTAAGATCAACATTTAATTTGGCAGCATTTTCAATAAAATCACCTGTTTTTCCTGTATCAAATAAAACATTACAATTATGCCCTTCAATAAACATAGAAAGACCATGTTCATTTTTTAATTTTTCTTCTTCATCCTGTGTATTTTCTATTAATGTAATTATTTTCATATTAACATCTCCCATTTTATATTGTAGCTGCAAACTCCTTTAAAAGTGCTGCAGTAGAATTAAGTTCTTGAACTGTTGCAGTAATTTCTTCTAATCCTGATGCTTGTCCATCCAATAATGAATTTGAAGCATTAAATCTATTATATATTTCATTTATTGAATTTTGTATATCACTTAATATTTCATTAATCTCACCTATAGATTCGCTACTTGATCTAGATAATTTTCTAATTTCATTAGATACTACACTAAATCCTTTTCCATATTCTCCAGCTCTTGCTGATTCTATAGCTGCATTTAATCCTAGCATATTAGTTTGTTTAGCTATACTCTCTATAAATTTTAATACATCATCCGTTTTCTTATAATTATCATTTGTAATCTCTATAAATTTTTCTATATCTGTATTAGTTTCAGATATTTTTTGAAGTCCAGATGACATATCAAATAAATTACTTCCTATTTGTTCTAATGATTCTGATAAATTATTTGACATATGTACCATTTTTTCTTTTCTTTCTACACTCATTCCAATTACTATTGTTCCAGCCATTTCATTATTTTCAAAAACCGGAATTGCTATAGTTTTTAGTGGTACACCAAAAACATTTTCAGGAACCATAACAGATACTTGTTTCTTAGCTTTTAAACATACATCAGCTGCACACCCTTCTGGTATTGTATCTCCTGTTTTAGAATTCATTTTTAAATTTTCACTCTCTTTAACTAATAAGAAATTTTCAGTATTAGAGATTGTAAAGATTAATTCATCCTCAAAATAATACTTAAAATAAGGCATTAACGTGTAAAATGCTTGCATTAGTTCATTGTCCGATATTTTGTTTATCATTAAAAATCACTCCTAAATTACTATTTATTTTAATAATGCACCTTTTGGAAAAATAGTAGTAAATTATACCGTTTTAAATTTAAATAATACTACTCATATAATTTTAATATCGTCCAAATCACTTTCAATATTATATCATCTTTTCATTTTTTTTAATAATTCTTTCATTATTAACATATTTGTTTAAATGTGTAATATCTCTTTACATCTTTAAAAACTCTATATTTTACACTGTATAATAGTTATTGTACCTGTTTTTTATAATATTTAATCTGTTGTTTTATACTTCCTAATATTTACTTACAAATAAATAGACCTAAATATTATTTAAATTAACATTTAGATCTATTTATATTAGGCATATGAAAATAAATAACAAGTCAAAGATGCCCAGGATATTTAAACTGCTTCTGATTTTTCAAATTGTGAATTATAAAGATTCGCATAAAATCCATTTTTACTTAACAGAGTTTCATGATTTCCTTGTTCGATAATATCTCCATCTTTCATTACAAGAATTAAATCAGCATCCTTTATTGTTGATAATCTATGTGCTATAACAAAACTAGTTCTTCCTTTCATTAGATTATCCATTGCTTTTTGAATAAGTATTTCTGTTCTTGTATCAACTGAACTTGTAGCTTCATCAAGAATTAGAATCTTTGGATCTGCTAATATAGCTCTTGCTATTGTTAATAATTGTTTTTGTCCCTGAGAAATATTACTTGCTTCCTCATTTAATTCCATATCATATCCATCTGGTAAAGTTTTTACAAAATTATGCACATGAGCTGCTTTAGCTGCTTTAATTACTTCTTCATTAGTTGCATCTAACTTCCCATATCTTATATTTTCCATTATGCTTCCATTATATAACCATGTATCTTGTAATACCATCCCAAAAGCTTCTCTAAGCTCACTTCTATTAAAGTTTCTCAAATCATTACCATCAATTAATATTGCTCCATCATTCACATCATAAAAACGCATTAAAAGCTTAATCATTGTAGTTTTACCAGCTCCTGTTGGCCCTACAATTGCAACTTTTTGTCCTTCTTTAATTTTAGAACTAAAATCATTTATTATAATTTTCTCTGGATTATATCCAAAATGTACATTTTTAAACTCTACACTACCATGAATTTCATTAATAGATACCGAATTTTTTACAGATTGCTCTTCTTCTTCCTCTTCTAAAAATTCAAAAACTCTTTCAGATGCAGCTGCTGTTGATTGTAGTAAATTTGAAACTTGAGCAATTTGACCAATGGGTTGAGTGAAATTTCTACTATATTGAATAAATGATTGAATATTACCAACTGTAATTCTTCCCTTAATTACAAAATATCCACCTAAAATTGATACTACTACATATCCAAGATTACCAACAAAAGTCATAATAGGCATCATAAGTCCTGATAAGAACTGTGATTTCCACGCTGATTTATATAGTATATTATTAGATTTTTCAAATTCATCAATTACCTTTTGTTCCTTATTAAATACTTTAACTATATTCTGTCCACTAAAAACTTCTTCAACTTGACCATTTACATGACCTAAATATTTTTGTTGTTCTTTAAAATATTTTTGAGATTTTTTTACTACAAAACCAATTATAATCATAGAAATTGGCAATATGCATAAAACTACTAAAGTCATTATCCAATCAATACTAAACATCATTACCATAATCCCTATAACTGTTGTAATTGAAGTTATAAGCTGAGTGGCACTTTGATTTAAACTTTGAGATAAAGTGTCTATATCATTTGTGAATATTGATAAAACTTCACCATGTGTTCTACCATCAAAGAACTTCATTGGCATACGATGTATTTTTTCTGATAGTTCTTTTCTTAATCTATATGTTAACTTTTGAGAAACATTTGTCATTAATATTCCTTGTATAAAAGAGAACACTGCACTAACAATATATAAACAAATTAAGATCCCTAATATCTTTGCAATTTTATCAAAGTCAATACCAGGCCCTCCAGAAATTTTTCTCATAAATCCTTCAAATAATTCCGTAGTTGCATTACCTAAGATTTTAGGACCTATTATAGAAAATATTGTACTTCCAATAGCAAAAATAAATACAAGAATAATAGATATTTTATATGTACTTAAGTATTTCATTAATTTATTCATAGTACTTTTAAAATTCTTGGCTTTTTCGCCTACCATCATTTTTCCACCCATTGGACCTTTTCTTTGCATATTCCTATTCATTTTCAAGCTCCTCCTTTGAAAGTTGTGATAAAGCAATTTGCTTATAAACCTCACAGGATTTTAACAATTCTTTATGGGTACCTTTTCCTACTATTTTTCCTTCATCTAAAACAATAATTTGATCAGCATTTAATACAGTACTAATTCTTTGTGCTACAATTAAAATAGTACTATCTTTTATTTGTTCATTTAATGCTTTTCTAAGAACAATGTCTGTCTTATAATCAAGAGCTGAAAAACTATCATCAAAAATATATATTTCTGGTTGTTTTGCAATGGCTCTTGCTATTGATAATCTTTGTTTTTGACCTCCTGATACATTATTTCCTCCTTGAGAAATTGAACTATTATACCTATCTTCCTTTTTCTCTATAAATTCAGTAGCTTGTGCAATCTTAGCTGAATTTATCATTACTTCATTTGAAGCATTTTCAACACCATATTTAATATTTGATTCTATTGTTCCTGAAAATAAGATTCCTTTTTGAGGTACATAACCAATCTTATCTCTCAAATCATGTTGAGTAACATTTCGTATATCTACACCATCAACTAATATCTCACCTTCTGCTACATCAAAAAAACGAGGGATTAAATTAACTAATGTTGTTTTACCAATGCCTGTACTTCCTATAATTGCTGTAGTTTCACCTGGTTTTGCAATAAAATTAATATTACTTAAAACATGTTCTTCTGCATTTGGATATTTAAAACTAACATTTTTAAATTCTATATAACCTTTTTTATTAACAGCAAATGACTTAGGAGAAATAGGATCTTTTATAAGTACTTCTGTATCTAGCACTTCTGCAATACGCTTTGCTGATACTTGTGCACGCGGCATCATAATTGATATCATTGAAATCATTAAAAATGCCATTATAATTTGCATTGTATACTGAATAAATGCCATTAAATCTCCAACTTGCATTGTTGCATTTTCTATTTTGCTAGCACCAACCCATACAATTAATACCGTAATTGCATTCATAATAAACATCATTGCAGGCATCATACAAGTCATTATCTTATTTACAAATAAATTAACATCTGTTAATTCTCTATTTGCCTTGTCAAAACGTTCTTTCTCATGATTTTCAGTACTAAATGCACGTATTACAGGAAGTCCTGTTAATATTTCTCTAGCAACTAAATTTATTCTGTCAACCAATTTTTGTAATTTTCTAAATCTAGGCATAGCTATTACAAATAATACAAGTACAAGACTTAATATCGAAAGTATTGCTACACCAATTACCCAAGACATTGTGCTATTAGTATTTAATACTTTTATAAATGCACCTATTCCAAGGATTGGCGCATATAATACAAATCTAAGTACCATTACTGCAAGAGTTTGAACTTGTTGAATATCATTAGTACAACGTGTAATTAATGATGCTGTTGAAAAATCATCAAATTCTTTATTTGTAAATCCAACAACTTTTTTAAATACGCCACTTCTTAACTTACGGCTAAATATAGCTGCTACTCTTGAAGCTAATAAAGTTACAAGTATTGTTGCCATCATACTAATTAATGCAAATCCAATCATCTTTGTGCCAGTTGAAAATATATAATTAGTCTGATATTTATCCATATTAATGCCAATTTTAGTATATTCACCTCTTACAAATGAAACTGCCATTTGATTAATGCTGCTATTATCTAATTTACTAAGCATTTCATTCATATTTGATGTTATTTCTTTTAATTGTTCCTTGGACATAATTGCAAATGCATCAAATATATCAGGGTTTTCTGGCAATGCTCCAGTAGGAAATGAACTTATTATTTTATTTTCCATGATTTTAACTTCATCTGATTCACTTTGAAAATTTTCAAGGATAACCATTGGTTTTGCAAATATTAAATTCAATTCTTCAATTTTATCTTTATCAATATTTTTACTTACATAAATATTTTCTTTTTCTAATATAGGATACTTATCATATAAATTTGATCCTCTGCTAATCAAATCATAATTTTTTAATACTATTTCATAATCTTTATCATCCATAAATAAAGAAAGTTTTTTCATTTCACTTTCTCTAATTACATCTGGAGTTATTTTCTCTACCCCTTGATGTTGAATTCCTACATTAACAATATTTGAAGTATATTTAGGTAATGTTAAATCGCAAATTGATTGTACTACCAATAAGATTATTATTGCTAAAATAGGTAAAGTTGATTTTTTTAGATATTTTAATAATTTAAACATATCTCTTTATCCTTTCTTCAGTTGTTTATGCTTAGATAACTTTATCAATATTATTTGTAATATAAATGATATTAATATTTCTAAATAAATGTTGTTGGTTATCTTTTTACAATTATCAATGTTTGTTTACTATGTCATTCATCTTACAACGAAAATCAATGTATGTCAATAAATATTTACTATAAACATTTGTTGACATATATATAATTAGTGTATAAACTTAATATAACTATAATGTATAAAATCTTAATGAAATGTTAGGTGATTTTCTTGAAAAATAAAGATACTTTAGAAATTTTAAATGAATTAATGGAACTTTCATCTTTTATGAAAAAATTAATAATTAGGCCCACAGAAACAAACTCCGAAATAAATATTAGTCGATTACAAATGCAAACATTATCTGTATTATATAAATTTAATTCTATCAATATGACCAATTTAGCTAAACAACTTATGGTTACTAAACAACAAGCTACAGGTATAGTAAATAACTTAGTTAAAAAGGGCTATGTAAGTAGAGCAGTTAATCCTGAAAATCGTAAAGAAATCTTACTTAATAATACAGAATCTGGTGAAGAAATGATTAAAATGGTTAGATCTCATATGACAGATCGATTATATAAGTATTTTGATATACTATCACCTGAAGATAAAATCAAAGTTCTTGAAGCTTCAAAAGCAATAAATGAAGTTGTCAAAAAAATAGAACCAAAACCTTTAACTTAGGAGAGAATTTTATAAATTTTCAAAATATTTTCTGAATTATGAAAATGCCCTTGTTTTTTAATTTAAATCTGCTAAAATATAATTAGAGTTAGTAATAAACTAAAAAATAAATATATTCTTATTTGAATATATGAAAATTTATTTAATTATTTGAAAATAATAAATTACGACTCCTTTTTAATATTATTTAAAAGAGCAATGCTCACTATGTTAAAAAATCTTTTTAATTTAGTGAGCATTGCTTTTTTATTTCTAACAAATTAAATTTCTCTTATAAAAAAATATTTATAAAACCTTAAATTTAACTAAAATATATATCTATTTGTAATTTTATTACTCTTATAAGAATATATAAAAATATATGACTAAGGCTTATGAAAATAAGTAACAAGTCAAATATGTAACGGATATTTTGTGAAATACAATGACTTAGGTTCTGATAATAGTTGTGCTATTAGTAAGTTCCAAGGAAAAATTAATTCATAAAATAAACTAGCATACTGACTAGTTATTTATTTGAATGCGCCTAATTAAAAGAGGTGTAAACGAAATGGATAATAATGCAGTAATCGCTTTATTACTTTCTTTTTTGGCTGGTACATCAACAGTATTAGGAGCTATTTTTGTATTATTTATAAAAAAGAAAAGCGATAAAATAATAACTTTTGCTCTTGGTTTTTCTGGTGGAGTAATGATTTGTATTTCTTTTACAGACTTGTTTCCTAATGCGAAAGAATCTTTAATAAAATATTATGGTAATGTTTATGGTATATTAATAACAATCTTTTATATGCTAACTGGCGTTATCTTTGCCTTGCTTATTGACAAATTTATTCCAAACGAACCAAAAAAATTTATGATATATGGTAGTGATAAACATTTAAATCTTTTCAAAGTAGGATTTGTATCAATGATTGCAATTACACTACATAATTTTCCTGAAGGTATCGCTACTTTTATATCAAGCTACCAAAATATCACTCTAGGAATTTCTATTTCTTTAGCTATAGCCATGCATAATATTCCTGAAGGAATTGCCGTTGCTATGCCAATATACTATTCTACTGGTAACAAGAGGAAAGCATTTAAGTATACTTTATATTCTGGTTTATCAGAACCTTTAGGTGCTATCATTGCTTTTTTTCTTTTAAAGCCATTCATTAATGATTTTATTTTAGGATTAATTTTTGCATTTGTAATGGGAATAATGTTATATATATCTTTTGAAGAATTAATACCATCATCTCGTGAATATGGATACAATAATCTATCCTTATATTCAATTTTTTTAGGAATATGTATAATGCCTATAACTCATATTTTTTTAAATTAAATATATAAATTACACTTTTAATTATTCATTAATTTTTAAACATATACTAAATTATTTTTTAATTTATGTGTAACCGATATTCTGTACATTAAAATATATATTTTCACATTTATCACTTTTAACTATTAAATTTTAGATTCAACTTTTTGTTTACAAAACTAAAAGGATGTATCTTAAAATAATTTATTTAACAATATTAGATACATCCTTTTAATTATTTACCTATTAATTTTTAAAATATAAATCTTTTAACTTTCCTGCAATCTCTTCTAAACTATTAGAAACCTGTTTTAATGAATACCCAAGTAATAATGGTGAAGTAACAAAGCGTGGAGTTATCTTACATATAATTTTTTCATTCCAATGATAAAAAAATAAATTGAAGCTATCGCATTTAGCAAAATAATCATTTAATATATATTGAACTATTTTTCTTATTCCATTAGATAAACTACATATATTTTTTAAATCATCACTTATTATAATATTAAATTCACTAAAACCATTTATGGGTTTTGTAGATAGATTTATCTCACAACATTCATTTTTAAATATTTCTACACCTTCAAAATATTTTTCATCTATATTCTCTCGATAATCTATATTATTTAACCCAACAATTTGCATATGAGCATGCTTTATGCTTCCCCCTGAATGTGGTCCATGATTCTTATAAAATATTACTGACTTATATTTATTGCTTTTTTCTATATTAAGCCAATGGCGTAAACTAAATCTAATTAGCTTTTCCATATATTCCGAATCATAATTTCCCATATTTAATTTACAGTCATACGTCTCTATAATGACTAATTGAAGAGTATCTTTTAATGTTGGAAATTTATTTTTTAATAATACAAATGGTCCATTTTCTTCAATAACATCTGTAAGTTTTTTTCTTTCACAAAAAGGACATTCTGTATTTTTATTATTAAAACTATTAGGTTTATTTTTTCCAATATCATTTATAAATATTATATATTCATCATTATGTTTAATCATAAATTCACCTGCAATTCAACCAAAAATTCAAATTTTTAATTTATATTAAAATACCTTAATATCACTAATTATATTATATTTCTATATAAGTTACAATTTTAGAAACTTCTAATTTATACTTCTACTGTTAATATTGTAAACTTATTTAAAATATTCTATCCAAAATTCTTAAAAATATTAAATTTTAATTTAATATTAACTTAATATAATTGAAATTAACATAATTATACTGTATGTTATAATATAACTGTAATTATTCTTTTTAGTTTAATTATATTTAATATATAAGGTACAATCAAAAATAATAAGTCATCTACCAGTATATTTTACCTCATGCTACGTCAACAAAATATCATGATAGATCCACTATGATAATACTTTGTCTCCTTACCTGCTGAAAAATATTCATGGCAGTTTTGAACTTATTATTTTATTTCATGTGCCTAATAACAAAAGGAGATTAAAATTATGAAATTTATTAAAACTATTTCAAGTAAATTTTTGATTATATTTATAACATTATGTTTATTTATTTCTTTTAGCCCAAAAATAACAGCTTTCGCTGATTCTTTTAAAGTCGTTACATTAGGTGGGGATTTAACTCAAGATCAAAAAAATCAAATGCTTAATTATTTCAAAGTCGGTAAAAATGATGCAAATATTTTAGAAATTACAACAAATGAAGAAAAAAATATCTTGGAAATGTTGCATCCCCTGCACAATTAGGTAATAAATCCATCTCTTGTTCTTACGTTGAACCCAAAAGTAAAGGTGGACTAACTATTTCTACATATAATCTTACATGGGTTACTGAGGGGATGATACGAAATGCTTTAATTACAGCTGGAGTTGAAAATGCTAATGTAATAGCTGCTGCACCATTTAAAGTTTCTGGTACTGCTGCTCTTGCTGGTATATTAAAAGGATTTGAAAATAGTTCTGCTGGTTCTAAAATAGATGAAGAAAAAAAGAAGTAGCTAATGAAGAAATTGTTGTTACTGGTTACCTTGGCGATAAAATAGGACAGGATGAAGCTGCACAACTAATAAATGATGTAAAAAAATATGTAGTCAAAGAAAAACCTGAAACTGATACTGAAATAAAAGAATTAGTTGAAAAGGCTATTAAAGAATATAAAATTAATTTAAGTAATGAAGATAAAGAAAGTATAAATTCTTTAATGACTAAAATAAATAATTTAGATCTTAACTATAGTAAAATAAAAGATCAATTAAATGATGCTGCTAATAAATTAAAAGAAGCCTTAAATAGTGAAGAAGCTCAAGGATTTTTCGCTAAATTAAAAGAATTCTTCGCTAATTTATTCCAATCAA
This region includes:
- a CDS encoding MBL fold metallo-hydrolase is translated as MKIITLIENTQDEEEKLKNEHGLSMFIEGHNCNVLFDTGKTGDFIENAAKLNVDLKKTDILILSHAHYDHCGGVKRLLETYNIKPKLIVNHNFFDRTDKYHYSDGTLKSDFSKEPGYAYIGTNFDKNYIESKGLSIESLQKDVLEICDNIFVFSNFNKYYDFEKINSNMKRKVNGEYVVDTFDEEICLGIKTEKGLVVLLGCAHPGFLNMVKTIKERTNEEIVGIIGGTHLIEADDERIKKSVEYLKKSGVEILGLSHCTGEKAVEIFNRECKTSFTNRTGTILELN
- a CDS encoding methyl-accepting chemotaxis protein codes for the protein MINKISDNELMQAFYTLMPYFKYYFEDELIFTISNTENFLLVKESENLKMNSKTGDTIPEGCAADVCLKAKKQVSVMVPENVFGVPLKTIAIPVFENNEMAGTIVIGMSVERKEKMVHMSNNLSESLEQIGSNLFDMSSGLQKISETNTDIEKFIEITNDNYKKTDDVLKFIESIAKQTNMLGLNAAIESARAGEYGKGFSVVSNEIRKLSRSSSESIGEINEILSDIQNSINEIYNRFNASNSLLDGQASGLEEITATVQELNSTAALLKEFAATI
- a CDS encoding ABC transporter ATP-binding protein, with amino-acid sequence MNRNMQRKGPMGGKMMVGEKAKNFKSTMNKLMKYLSTYKISIILVFIFAIGSTIFSIIGPKILGNATTELFEGFMRKISGGPGIDFDKIAKILGILICLYIVSAVFSFIQGILMTNVSQKLTYRLRKELSEKIHRMPMKFFDGRTHGEVLSIFTNDIDTLSQSLNQSATQLITSITTVIGIMVMMFSIDWIMTLVVLCILPISMIIIGFVVKKSQKYFKEQQKYLGHVNGQVEEVFSGQNIVKVFNKEQKVIDEFEKSNNILYKSAWKSQFLSGLMMPIMTFVGNLGYVVVSILGGYFVIKGRITVGNIQSFIQYSRNFTQPIGQIAQVSNLLQSTAAASERVFEFLEEEEEEQSVKNSVSINEIHGSVEFKNVHFGYNPEKIIINDFSSKIKEGQKVAIVGPTGAGKTTMIKLLMRFYDVNDGAILIDGNDLRNFNRSELREAFGMVLQDTWLYNGSIMENIRYGKLDATNEEVIKAAKAAHVHNFVKTLPDGYDMELNEEASNISQGQKQLLTIARAILADPKILILDEATSSVDTRTEILIQKAMDNLMKGRTSFVIAHRLSTIKDADLILVMKDGDIIEQGNHETLLSKNGFYANLYNSQFEKSEAV
- a CDS encoding ABC transporter ATP-binding protein, which translates into the protein MFKLLKYLKKSTLPILAIIILLVVQSICDLTLPKYTSNIVNVGIQHQGVEKITPDVIRESEMKKLSLFMDDKDYEIVLKNYDLISRGSNLYDKYPILEKENIYVSKNIDKDKIEELNLIFAKPMVILENFQSESDEVKIMENKIISSFPTGALPENPDIFDAFAIMSKEQLKEITSNMNEMLSKLDNSSINQMAVSFVRGEYTKIGINMDKYQTNYIFSTGTKMIGFALISMMATILVTLLASRVAAIFSRKLRSGVFKKVVGFTNKEFDDFSTASLITRCTNDIQQVQTLAVMVLRFVLYAPILGIGAFIKVLNTNSTMSWVIGVAILSILSLVLVLFVIAMPRFRKLQKLVDRINLVAREILTGLPVIRAFSTENHEKERFDKANRELTDVNLFVNKIMTCMMPAMMFIMNAITVLIVWVGASKIENATMQVGDLMAFIQYTMQIIMAFLMISMISIMMPRAQVSAKRIAEVLDTEVLIKDPISPKSFAVNKKGYIEFKNVSFKYPNAEEHVLSNINFIAKPGETTAIIGSTGIGKTTLVNLIPRFFDVAEGEILVDGVDIRNVTQHDLRDKIGYVPQKGILFSGTIESNIKYGVENASNEVMINSAKIAQATEFIEKKEDRYNSSISQGGNNVSGGQKQRLSIARAIAKQPEIYIFDDSFSALDYKTDIVLRKALNEQIKDSTILIVAQRISTVLNADQIIVLDEGKIVGKGTHKELLKSCEVYKQIALSQLSKEELENE
- a CDS encoding MarR family winged helix-turn-helix transcriptional regulator, with amino-acid sequence MKNKDTLEILNELMELSSFMKKLIIRPTETNSEINISRLQMQTLSVLYKFNSINMTNLAKQLMVTKQQATGIVNNLVKKGYVSRAVNPENRKEILLNNTESGEEMIKMVRSHMTDRLYKYFDILSPEDKIKVLEASKAINEVVKKIEPKPLT
- the zupT gene encoding zinc transporter ZupT, which produces MDNNAVIALLLSFLAGTSTVLGAIFVLFIKKKSDKIITFALGFSGGVMICISFTDLFPNAKESLIKYYGNVYGILITIFYMLTGVIFALLIDKFIPNEPKKFMIYGSDKHLNLFKVGFVSMIAITLHNFPEGIATFISSYQNITLGISISLAIAMHNIPEGIAVAMPIYYSTGNKRKAFKYTLYSGLSEPLGAIIAFFLLKPFINDFILGLIFAFVMGIMLYISFEELIPSSREYGYNNLSLYSIFLGICIMPITHIFLN
- a CDS encoding DUF4931 domain-containing protein encodes the protein MIKHNDEYIIFINDIGKNKPNSFNNKNTECPFCERKKLTDVIEENGPFVLLKNKFPTLKDTLQLVIIETYDCKLNMGNYDSEYMEKLIRFSLRHWLNIEKSNKYKSVIFYKNHGPHSGGSIKHAHMQIVGLNNIDYRENIDEKYFEGVEIFKNECCEINLSTKPINGFSEFNIIISDDLKNICSLSNGIRKIVQYILNDYFAKCDSFNLFFYHWNEKIICKITPRFVTSPLLLGYSLKQVSNSLEEIAGKLKDLYFKN